A region from the Acyrthosiphon pisum isolate AL4f chromosome A1, pea_aphid_22Mar2018_4r6ur, whole genome shotgun sequence genome encodes:
- the LOC100572833 gene encoding multiple epidermal growth factor-like domains protein 6, with the protein MESISPSSVCANGGFSNKNGCTCPPGFKGNTCEHGCGPNKFGVDCTGICSMRQTQCRQMMFCTKGFGCKCPAGYIGDDCSTECTSGTYGVNCKQLCSERCNSTSCDAYTGACNTGCASSYIAPDCKEKYPWLKSPPQLESSDFKSLKLKIDFNSENIQGSRNVNSVYYQIIFKTTSNESEFKQLELKEIRQQNSVIEIIDNL; encoded by the exons ATGGAATCTATATCACCTTCTTCAGTGTGCGCTAACGGAggattttcaaacaaaaacggTTGTACGTGTCCTCCCGGTTTCAAAGGCAATACATGCGAACAcg GATGCGGACCGAATAAGTTTGGCGTTGACTGCACCGGAATATGTTCAATGCGTCAAACACAATGTCGGCAAATGATGTTTTGTACCAAAGGTTTTGGGTGTAAGTGTCCGGCAGGATATATAGGAGACGATTGCTCCACAG AATGTACGAGCGGTACATACGGTGTAAATTGCAAGCAACTATGTTCAGAGCGATGTAATTCAACATCATGTGACGCTTACACCGGTGCTTGCAACACAGGATGCGCGTCTAGCTACATAGCACCGGATTGTAAAGAAA AGTATCCGTGGCTCAAATCTCCACCACAGCTTGAGTCGTCGGATTTTAAGtcactaaaattgaaaattgattttaattcagAAAACATACAAGGCAGTAGAAATGTTAACTCTGTCTACTACCAAATCATATttaag ACCACTTCAAATGAATCGGAATTCAAACAATTGGAACTAAAAGAAATCAGACAACAAAATTCCGTTATAGAAATCATAGACAATCTCTAA